In Pyrus communis chromosome 8, drPyrComm1.1, whole genome shotgun sequence, one genomic interval encodes:
- the LOC137743637 gene encoding protein trichome birefringence-like 41 isoform X1 translates to MGFWVHSSFCARSVAVLLLLVVCDYQAVVLANGARSDESISSSSSCDFFKGRWVLDQSYPLYNTSSCPFIEHEFTCQKNGRPDQIYTKYRWQPHDCDLARFDALDFFERFRGKSIMFVGDSLSRNQWQSLTCMLHSAVPTAKYNVIRVNDVSIFEFMDYEVKVMLDRNVYLVDIVREKIGRVLKLDSIVGGKLWKDIDMLIFNTWHWWNRRGPSQPWDYVEVGGQMSKDIDRLLAFQQALVTWAGWVDLNIDPAKSMVFFQGISPSHYNGSEWHEPRARSCVGQKEPLLESIYPGALPPALGVLKNVLSTIKKPVTLLDITNLSLLRKDGHPSIYGLAGRTGMDCSHWCLCGVPDSWNEILYNFIL, encoded by the exons ATGGGTTTCTGGGTTCATAGTAGTTTTTGCGCTAGGAGTGTAGCtgttctcctcctccttgttgttTGTGATTACCAAGCGGTAGTATTAGCAAATGGTGCAAGAAGTGATGAATCAATATCATCGTCTTCGTCgtgtgatttcttcaaagggAGATGGGTTTTGGACCAGTCCTACCCCCTCTACAATACTTCCTCATGCCCCTTCATTGAGCACGAGTTTACCTGCCAAAAGAATGGCCGTCCCGATCAGATATACACGAAATACAGATGGCAACCACATGACTGTGATTTAGCAAG ATTTGATGCGCTTGACTTCTTCGAAAGATTTAGAGGAAAGAGCATCATGTTCGTTGGAGATTCATTGAGCCGAAATCAATGGCAATCCTTGACATGCATGCTTCACTCAGCTGTACCAACTGCTAAGTATAATGTGATAAGAGTAAACGATGTATCTATCTTCGAATTCATG GATTATGAAGTTAAAGTGATGCTAGACCGCAATGTATATCTAGTAGATATTGTAAGAGAAAAGATTGGGAGGGTCTTGAAGCTTGATTCAATTGTGGGAGGCAAGTTATGGAAGGATATTGATATGCTCATCTTCAACACTTGGCATTGGTGGAATCGTAGAGGACCCTCCCAACC ATGGGATTATGTTGAAGTAGGAGGTCAGATGAGCAAAGACATTGACCGCTTGCTTGCTTTTCAGCAGGCACTCGTGACTTGGGCTGGATGGGTGGATTTAAACATTGATCCAGCGAAGTCTATGGTTTTCTTCCAAGGAATTTCTCCCTCTCATTACAA tGGCAGTGAATGGCATGAACCAAGGGCAAGAAGTTGTGTAGGGCAGAAGGAGCCTTTGCTTGAGTCGATCTATCCAGGAGCTTTACCACCAGCTCTGGGTGTGCTGAAGAATGTGTTAAGCACAATAAAAAAGCCCGTGACATTGCTAGATATAACAAACCTCTCACTCCTGCGCAAGGATGGACATCCTTCAATTTATGGGTTGGCAGGCCGCACAGGAATGGATTGTAGTCATTGGTGTCTTTGTGGAGTCCCAGATTCTTGGAATGAGATTCTCTACAATTTTATTCTTTAA
- the LOC137743637 gene encoding protein trichome birefringence-like 41 isoform X2: protein MFVGDSLSRNQWQSLTCMLHSAVPTAKYNVIRVNDVSIFEFMDYEVKVMLDRNVYLVDIVREKIGRVLKLDSIVGGKLWKDIDMLIFNTWHWWNRRGPSQPWDYVEVGGQMSKDIDRLLAFQQALVTWAGWVDLNIDPAKSMVFFQGISPSHYNGSEWHEPRARSCVGQKEPLLESIYPGALPPALGVLKNVLSTIKKPVTLLDITNLSLLRKDGHPSIYGLAGRTGMDCSHWCLCGVPDSWNEILYNFIL from the exons ATGTTCGTTGGAGATTCATTGAGCCGAAATCAATGGCAATCCTTGACATGCATGCTTCACTCAGCTGTACCAACTGCTAAGTATAATGTGATAAGAGTAAACGATGTATCTATCTTCGAATTCATG GATTATGAAGTTAAAGTGATGCTAGACCGCAATGTATATCTAGTAGATATTGTAAGAGAAAAGATTGGGAGGGTCTTGAAGCTTGATTCAATTGTGGGAGGCAAGTTATGGAAGGATATTGATATGCTCATCTTCAACACTTGGCATTGGTGGAATCGTAGAGGACCCTCCCAACC ATGGGATTATGTTGAAGTAGGAGGTCAGATGAGCAAAGACATTGACCGCTTGCTTGCTTTTCAGCAGGCACTCGTGACTTGGGCTGGATGGGTGGATTTAAACATTGATCCAGCGAAGTCTATGGTTTTCTTCCAAGGAATTTCTCCCTCTCATTACAA tGGCAGTGAATGGCATGAACCAAGGGCAAGAAGTTGTGTAGGGCAGAAGGAGCCTTTGCTTGAGTCGATCTATCCAGGAGCTTTACCACCAGCTCTGGGTGTGCTGAAGAATGTGTTAAGCACAATAAAAAAGCCCGTGACATTGCTAGATATAACAAACCTCTCACTCCTGCGCAAGGATGGACATCCTTCAATTTATGGGTTGGCAGGCCGCACAGGAATGGATTGTAGTCATTGGTGTCTTTGTGGAGTCCCAGATTCTTGGAATGAGATTCTCTACAATTTTATTCTTTAA